From Ipomoea triloba cultivar NCNSP0323 chromosome 5, ASM357664v1, the proteins below share one genomic window:
- the LOC116020412 gene encoding non-specific lipid-transfer protein 2-like has protein sequence MMMMKANESSSLIVSLCVVVVLVMSGGGMGVADAVCSLTELEVCLPAMLFGQSPSRECCNKLNEQTPCFCEYMRNPSLRPYVDSPNATKIAAACGVAIPTCSIN, from the coding sequence atgatgatgatgaaagcCAATGAAAGCAGCAGCCTAATCGTATCCCTCTGCGTGGTGGTGGTGCTGGTGATGAGCGGCGGCGGAATGGGAGTGGCTGACGCTGTCTGCAGCTTGACGGAGCTGGAGGTGTGTCTGCCGGCGATGCTGTTTGGGCAGTCGCCGTCGAGGGAGTGTTGCAATAAGCTGAACGAGCAGACGCCTTGCTTCTGTGAGTACATGAGGAATCCCAGTCTTAGGCCATATGTGGACTCTCCTAATGCAACCAAAATTGCTGCGGCTTGTGGTGTCGCCATCCCTACGtgttccattaattaa